Below is a window of Dehalococcoidia bacterium DNA.
GTCGTCTCGGACGGGGAAGAGACACGGCGATAGCATATGTCGCCAGAAACATGAGCGCCGCCGGAGAACCTGTCAAAGCCAGGGCCGCCGATGAGGACATCGTCGCCCACCTGGCCGTAGAGGTAGTCGTTGCCCCCTCCCCCCAGGACGCAGTCGTTACCACCGCCGGCGTAGATGGTATTGTTGCCCGCCGTGCCCAGTATCAGCTCGCTCTGGTTGCTGGGGGTGCCGGGGCTGCCGCCGATGTAGACGATGCGCTGCAAAGTGCTGCGGATGGAAGCGCACTCGGGCGGGGCGAAGTCCTGGGCCTTGAGAGCGTCGTTGCCCGCATAGTTCCTGACCTGGACATCGTCCAGCCTGGTGGGGGGGACGGTGTTGGCGGCGGCGAAGGCGTAGACAGAGCCGGCTATGGCCAGGAAGAAGGCCAGGACGACCAAGGCCCTCCACACCATCGCCTCAGCCTCCCCACATCCTTTGCCAGAGGGAGCGAGGCCGCTGTGGCTGCTGGCCCCTCTGGGGCTCTCCTGGCGTGTGCCTCTCCCCTTCCAGCCTGAGGCCCGTCAAGTCCTGCGCCAGGGCCATGAGCTCCTGCCTGAGGGCCCCGATCTCCTCCCTGAGGGCGGAGAGCTCCTGCACCTGGCTGGGGCGGCCCCCCTCCGCCGGGGCCGTCTCCTGCGGAGGCGGCCCTGCGGGACGATAGGCATAGGTGACCCCCTCTCCCAGGACCAGGTAGCGGTCCTGCCCCTCATCGTGGAGGACGAAGGTGGCCCTGGCGTGGGCCAGGCGGGCCAGGGCGTCCATGTCCTTCACCCACACCAGGGGCCCCGGGGGGACCTGGACGGCTGCAGCCGGGAGGATGAGATGGCCATATAAGGCCCTCATGCGCCTCTCCTCACCGCCCACAAGACCGAAGGCCATGAGGCCAGCCGTGGCCCCAAGCCCCAACAGGCTCACCCCACCTCCCACCACCGAGGCCAGCCGCACCGCTCGCACGGGCGCCCGCACCCCGAGACCTGACATGGTGGCCTCCTCCTCCCGTGAGACCTTCAGGGCCCCCTCCTGCACGGGACGGGTGGGGTCCTCCTCCTGCCCCAGGGGCGAGCTGGGCCCCTCCATAGCCAGCTGCACACGGTCGAGCCGGAAGTGCAGGGGCGGGGAGAAGGTCTGCTCCGTCTGGCTGCCGGCGGCCTGCACCCGCACCTCCACCTGGGGCACCAGGGAGAGGCGATAGGACGTGAGGTTCAGGCCCGTGGCCTTCTCCACCTGGGCCAGAAGCTCCCTCACCTGCCCCAGGTCCAGGACGCCCGAGACGGTGGCCTCGTCCCCCTGGAACTCCTGCCAGGGGGCCAGCTCCAGGGTGCGACGCCATCCTCCAGGGCTTGGGTCGCCCACCACCGCCAGGAGGCGGGCCCGCCCCTCCGTCTGGTGGGGCACGGAGGCATCCAGCCTGTAGGCGAATCCGGCCTGGACCCGCTGCGCCAGGGAGAGGAAGATGGGCTCGCCCGTGGCCGCCTGAGGGCCATCGTAGACAACGCCTGAAGGCACGGCCGCCTGGTAGCTGAAGCGCCCCACATGGCGCACGGGGATGGACTCCTGCACCAGGCGCGTCTCGTCCCTGGTGAAGGCCACGGCGGCCAGGCCGCCGAAGGCCGCCGTCACGGCTGCCAGGGTGGCCACAAGCCACCCTCCCACCGTCAGGGGCATCACCGGCGGCCCCCCTTGGGCCCGACGGCGCCGTCGGGCCACGCCCATGCCCACGGCCCCCAGGGCCCCCGGCAGGCCCCCGGCGGCCACGGCGGCGTGCTCAGGCTTTCGCAGCCACTCCAGGGCCCGCCCCAATCGGGGAACGCGCGCCCACATGCGCCCCATGATGTCTTCCCTGGTAGGGCGATAGCTGTCCACCCAGCTATTGGCATCGCCCTTGAGGACGTAGCGGCCGCCCTGGAGATCGATGATGCGGTGGAGCACCACTCGCCCCATCTCCCGGTTCTGGTAGGCCACCACGTCCCCCACGTGGTAG
It encodes the following:
- a CDS encoding signal peptidase I, producing the protein MMALVGAVAAWLALAPAQVGGAVTYIIVAGASMEPHIHAGDLVLVRGAPLYHVGDVVAYQNREMGRVVLHRIIDLQGGRYVLKGDANSWVDSYRPTREDIMGRMWARVPRLGRALEWLRKPEHAAVAAGGLPGALGAVGMGVARRRRRAQGGPPVMPLTVGGWLVATLAAVTAAFGGLAAVAFTRDETRLVQESIPVRHVGRFSYQAAVPSGVVYDGPQAATGEPIFLSLAQRVQAGFAYRLDASVPHQTEGRARLLAVVGDPSPGGWRRTLELAPWQEFQGDEATVSGVLDLGQVRELLAQVEKATGLNLTSYRLSLVPQVEVRVQAAGSQTEQTFSPPLHFRLDRVQLAMEGPSSPLGQEEDPTRPVQEGALKVSREEEATMSGLGVRAPVRAVRLASVVGGGVSLLGLGATAGLMAFGLVGGEERRMRALYGHLILPAAAVQVPPGPLVWVKDMDALARLAHARATFVLHDEGQDRYLVLGEGVTYAYRPAGPPPQETAPAEGGRPSQVQELSALREEIGALRQELMALAQDLTGLRLEGERHTPGEPQRGQQPQRPRSLWQRMWGG